Genomic DNA from Leptotrichia wadei:
TTTTATTTTTTAAAATCCTATAATCACACACTTATTTACTATTTCATTAATAGGGGAATTCTCCTATTATGCTTCCTTCAGAAAATTCCCCTAATTTCTAATATTATTCAAATTAATATTCATGTGTTGGTGAAATAATAATATTTTTGTATCTCTTGAAATCTGTCAATACTTCTGCAATTCCTGTTACTACAGCATGAATCGCATCATCTCCAACAGTTACCTTTAATAGCAATTCCTTTTCAATTCTTTCTTTTAGAATTTTTATTCCAGCTCCACCACCAGATAAATAGATTCCTGTTTCATAAATATCCGCCGCTACCTCAGGTTCAATTTCTTCTATCGTAAGTCTTACTTCATCAATAATAGCATCAATATGTCTTGTAATTGCTCCATTTATGGCAGAAGTCTTAATTTTCATGCTCTTTGGTAATCCAACTCCCAATTCCCGTCCTCTTATTTCGTATTCCAATTCAGGATCATCTTGACTTATTGTATTTATTTTTAATTCTTCGGCTGTTCTTTCACCAATTAATAAATTGTATTCATCTTTTACAAATTCCATAATATCTTCATTTAAGTGATCCCCAGCGATTTTAACTGACTTAGATAATGCCGCTCCACCTGATACAATAAATGCAATTTCAGTAGTTCCTCCACCTATATCAACAATTAAGTGTCCTTTTGGCTCAAATAAATCAATTCCAACACCAATTGCAGCCGCTATTGGTTCTTCAATTAGATAAACTTCTTTTGCACCAGCATCTTTTACAACTTCAATCACTGCTCTTCTTTCCACTTGTGTAACTCCACTTGGAACACAAATAATTACTCTGGAGCTTTGGAATTTATCTTTCTTTATTCTATGCAAAAATTCTTCAAGCATTCTTTCAGTAACTTCATAATTTGAAATTACTCCATTTTTTAATGGACGAATAATTTCAGTATGCTTAGCTGTTCTTCCAATAATTTCTTTTGCTTTTTCTCCGATATGTTCTAGCTCTTCAGTTTTTTTATTAATAGCCACATAAGTTGGCTCATCCACTTGAATTCCTTCACCCTTCACATACATGACAGTATTTGCTGTTCCTAAATCAATAGCTATATCACGTGTAGTCTTTGGTGCTATATTTGTCTTAAACAAGTCAAAAAATTTCATCTATTCTATCTCCTTCATTTTATTTTTTATTTTTTTACAAAATATTTATCAATTATTATAGCTTTAAAATATTTTACCATTTTTTTTGAATATACTCAAGCAACTTTAAGGGAGAATTTACTATAATATTTAATTAACATCCCAAATTTTATATTTTTTTAATCATTTTCATCAATATTATCAACTATTATTTGATCATCATAGCTTATAATTCCATGTTCCTTCAACTGATCATAAATTCTTGAAGCTCTGTTAAATCCTACTTTTAGCTTACGCTGAAGCAGTGAAATTGAAACTTTATTTTCCTGTCTTATGATATTTATTGCATTTTCAAAATAAGGGTCTGTATCGTCTTCTATTTCTTCTTCAGGTTCCTTTAAAATTTCATTTTTATATTTCACCTTTTTAGTAGATTTCAACGTATCAGTCAAGTTCTTAACTTCTTCATCAGAAATATATGCCCCTTGTATTCTTTCTAATTTTGAAGATCCATTAGCCAGCAGCAGCATATCACCTTGTCCTAAAAGTTTTTCCGCTCCAGCTGAATCAAGTATTGTTCTCGAATCAATTTGTGATCTTAGTGCAAATGAAATTCTGCTTGGCAAGTTAGCCTTTATCATTCCAGTTATAACATCTGTAGATGGTCGTTGTGTCGCAACAACTAAATGGATTCCAACTGCCCTTGCCTTTTGTGCAATTCTTGCAATTGATTCCTCCACGCTTCCAGAGGCAACCATCATAAGGTCAGCCAGCTCATCAATTATTATAACAATATACGGCATTTTTTCCACAAAGCTCAATGAATTATAACCTTTTATATTTCTTACCCCATTTTCCATAAGTTTCTTATATCTATTTTCCATTTCATTAACTGCCCATTTTAAAGCTATTGCAGCCTGTTGTGGATCTATAATTACTGGCACTAAAAGATGAGGGATATCATTATATGGCATAAGTTCCACCATTTTGGGATCAACCATTATGAATTTTACTTCCTTGTCGGATTTTTTTGAAATTAATGTTGAAATTAAAGTATTCACACAAACTGATTTCCCTGACCCTGTTTGTCCTGCAATAAGCAAATGTGGCATTTTAACAATATCTATGAATTTATCTCTCCCGACAATATCTTTTCCCAATATTACCTTTAATTCTCCAGTATCAAGTTCCTTATTTTTTATAATATTTGAAAAATGCACAGGCTCCTTTATTTTATTTGGAGTTTCAATTCCAATTGTATTTTTTCCTGGAATTGGAGCTTCTATACGAATGCTTTCCGCCGCAAGGTTCATTGCAATATCATCTGAAAGTCCCGTTACTTTGCTAACTTTTACACCCTTTGGAATTATAATTTCATATCTTGTTATAGTTGGTCCATATTCATAATTTACAACTTTTGCATCAACTCCAAATTCTTTCAACACATTTTCCAGATGATTCACATTTTCCCTTATATTTTCTTCAATTTCTTTCTTTTTCTCAACATCCATTGGTTTAGACTTAAAAATTTCCGCAATAGATTTTTTTACGACATCATCATATCCCTGATTATTATCAAACATTGCATTAACTTTCCTCAACTCTTCTTCCAGCCCCTTTTCTTTTCCATCACCATTTTCAAATGCTTCAAGTTTTGGAAATTGCTGAAAATTTGGATCTG
This window encodes:
- the mreB gene encoding rod shape-determining protein, which gives rise to MKFFDLFKTNIAPKTTRDIAIDLGTANTVMYVKGEGIQVDEPTYVAINKKTEELEHIGEKAKEIIGRTAKHTEIIRPLKNGVISNYEVTERMLEEFLHRIKKDKFQSSRVIICVPSGVTQVERRAVIEVVKDAGAKEVYLIEEPIAAAIGVGIDLFEPKGHLIVDIGGGTTEIAFIVSGGAALSKSVKIAGDHLNEDIMEFVKDEYNLLIGERTAEELKINTISQDDPELEYEIRGRELGVGLPKSMKIKTSAINGAITRHIDAIIDEVRLTIEEIEPEVAADIYETGIYLSGGGAGIKILKERIEKELLLKVTVGDDAIHAVVTGIAEVLTDFKRYKNIIISPTHEY
- a CDS encoding DNA translocase FtsK; amino-acid sequence: MNRRKVEGIIWFVAGFILILLLANKSKMLSDNVGENIFSLILSGITLFFGKMTWFIAIVSMLYGIILFFYEKIGINITQGKVVALTGLFLSWGMILIRGSVVHGKTLSGNFTEAGRQLLEIGFNRESGGILGALLSMPFFKVLHFQWMFFILLILALLFVAWLVRDLIELGYEVLKEIIKYYKSDDYKEKKRKLAAKKYAENLKRTDYKRYQKEMLKAKIIQSRNEKLSFEIAKKPKKNFLQKTEVYSKGELAEKEKEWIEIFEEKEKGNFIKDENARREKIKEKRKKEDTLDAVVKPLESVKKTEILEKSEDNGENTLNTEKEKITEDKKEIKKEKELEIENVNENNKKETKLEIVTPLKRAEINSVNADPNFQQFPKLEAFENGDGKEKGLEEELRKVNAMFDNNQGYDDVVKKSIAEIFKSKPMDVEKKKEIEENIRENVNHLENVLKEFGVDAKVVNYEYGPTITRYEIIIPKGVKVSKVTGLSDDIAMNLAAESIRIEAPIPGKNTIGIETPNKIKEPVHFSNIIKNKELDTGELKVILGKDIVGRDKFIDIVKMPHLLIAGQTGSGKSVCVNTLISTLISKKSDKEVKFIMVDPKMVELMPYNDIPHLLVPVIIDPQQAAIALKWAVNEMENRYKKLMENGVRNIKGYNSLSFVEKMPYIVIIIDELADLMMVASGSVEESIARIAQKARAVGIHLVVATQRPSTDVITGMIKANLPSRISFALRSQIDSRTILDSAGAEKLLGQGDMLLLANGSSKLERIQGAYISDEEVKNLTDTLKSTKKVKYKNEILKEPEEEIEDDTDPYFENAINIIRQENKVSISLLQRKLKVGFNRASRIYDQLKEHGIISYDDQIIVDNIDEND